One genomic segment of Chelonia mydas isolate rCheMyd1 chromosome 1, rCheMyd1.pri.v2, whole genome shotgun sequence includes these proteins:
- the LOC102947411 gene encoding olfactory receptor 52K1, with protein MLRGKKMQPGFREISFNACLVQMFFLHSFSIMQSAVLLAMAFDRYVAICNPLRYATILTNSVIAKIGLVALARAVLLMVPLPFLLRRLPYCGSHVIAHCYCEHMAVVNLACANAMFNNIYGIIVALFIVGLDLMFISLSYVKILRTVLSVASKEEQLKAFSTCVAHLCAILVVYTPVVLSSIIHRFGHHVAPHIHILLANFYLLFPPMMNPIVYGVKTKQIRDRVLLLFRGKSF; from the exons ATGCTGAGAGGGAAGAAGATGCAGCCAGGGttcag GGAGATCAGCTTTAACGCCTGCCTGGTGCAGATGTTTTTCCTTCACTCATTCTCCATCATGCAGTCTGCTGTGCTGCTGGCCATGGCCTTCGACAGGTACGTGGCCATCTGCAACCCCCTGAGATATGCCACCATCCTGACCAATTCAGTGATAGCAAAGATCGGGCTGGTGGCTTTGGCCCGGGCTGTTCTGCTTATGgtccctctgcccttcctcctcaGGAGGCTGCCCTACTGCGGGTCCCATGTCATCGCCCACTGCTACTGTGAGCACATGGCCGTGGTCAATCTGGCCTGTGCTAACGCTATGTTCAATAACATCTATGGGATCATCGTAGCTCTCTTCATCGTGGGGCTGGATCTGATGTTCATCTCCCTATCATATGTCAAGATCCTGAGGACTGTCTTAAGCGTGGCATCCAAGGAAGAGCAGCTCAAGGCTTTCAGCACCTGTGTTGCCCATCTTTGTGCCATCTTAGTGGTCTACACACCAGTGGTCCTCTCCTCAATAATTCACAGGTTTGGCCACCATGTTGCCCCACACATACACATCCTGCTGGCTAATTTCTACCTCCTCTTTCCTCCCATGATGAACCCCATCGTGTATGGTGTGAAAACCAAACAGATTCGTGACCGGGTGCTTCTCCTGTTCCGAGGGAAAAGCTTCTAG
- the LOC102945826 gene encoding olfactory receptor 51E1: MSASNNVSFSASTFTLIGIPGLQAAHFWLAFLLFSLYLFAVLGNGTIIYIIKAEQSLHEPMYLFLCMLAAIDILISTSTMPRMMDLLWFNSTTIGFDACLLQMFCIHSLSGMESTVLLAMAFDRYVAICCPLRHAAILTSPSIAKIGLAAVIRGATVMAPLPIFIKRLPFCGSRVLSHSYCLHQDVMKLACADIKVNIIYGLIVIISVIGLDSLLISLSYIFILRAALSLSQEARLKALGTCISHVCAVFLFYVPFIGLSMVHRFGKIHGSNVHVVMANVHLLVPPVLNPIVYGVKTKQIHQRITRLFQRTTH; this comes from the coding sequence ATGTCAGCTTCCAACAACGTCAGCTTCAGCGCTTCCACCTTCACCTTGATTGGAATCCCAGGGCTGCAGGCAGCTCATTTCTGGCTGGCCTTTCTTCTGTTCTCATTGTACCTCTTCGCCGTGCTCGGGAATGGCACCATTATTTATATCATCAAAGCCGAGCaaagcctccatgagcccatgtacctTTTCCTCTGCATGCTTGCAGCCATTGATATACTGATCTCCACATCCACCATGCCGAGGATGATGGACCTCCTCTGGTTCAACTCCACCACCATTGGGTTTGATGCCTGCCTGCTCCAGATGTTCTGCATCCACTCTCTGTCGGGCATGGAGTCCACAGTCTTGCtggccatggcttttgatcgctacgtggccatATGCTGTCCCCTGAGGCACGCCGCCATCCTCACCAGCCCCAGCATAGCCAAGATAGGGCTGGCAGCAGTAATCAGAGGAGCTACCGTGATGGCCCCCTTGCCCATTTTTATTAAAAGGCTGCCCTTCTGCGGCTCCAGAgtcctctcccattcctactgCTTGCACCAGGATGTGATGAAGCTGGCCTGTGCCGATATAAAAGTCAATATCATATACGGTTTGATTGTTATTATCTCTGTCATTGGGCTGGACTCCCTGCTGATCTCCCTGTCGTACATCTTCATTCTCAGGGCCGCCTTGAGTCTGAGCCAGGAGGCCAGGCTCAAGGCACTGGGCACCTGCATCTCCCACGTCTGTGCCGTCTTCCTGTTCTATGTGCCATTCATTGGCCTGTCCATGGTGCACAGGTTTGGGAAGATACACGGTTCCAATGTCCATGTCGTAATGGCCAACGTCCACTTGCTGGTGCCCCCAGTACTCAACCCAATAGTGTATGGGGTGAAAACCAAGCAAATCCATCAAAGGATCACAAGGCTGTTCCAAAGAACTACCCACTGA